From Longimicrobiaceae bacterium:
CCCTGGAAGATCCTGTTGTCTCGCACCAGTGTGCCGAGCCACAGCTTGGGCACGACCTCGGCTCGGTAGCGCGCCAGTCGCACCAGCCGGGGGCCCTGCCCGAAGCGGCTGATGATGCCGTTGATGTAGCGGGTCTCGCTCCCGAAGTCGATCTCGATGGTGACCGATTGCCCGAGTAGCTCCGCGGGATCCAGGTCGCTCTTCTCCGAGAGCAGGTCCAGCTTGAATCGGAAGAGGGAGGAGACGTACTCCTCCCCTTCGAGCCGCTCGAGAAGGAGGACGTCCTTGCCGAGCGGAGTGCTGATCCGTAGCGGTCGGTTCGCCTGTGTCAGTTCTCCCGCCATTACGCCATCCCGTGCGAAGATGGACCGCCCTCAGGCGGAGGCCACCGGGACGTTCACCGCCACCGGTTGAAGCTCGTCGAAGTGATACTCGAAGGCGCCGTCCTGACCGACGGCAACGCGGATCCTGTCCGGCTTCTTTCCTTCCACCATCCGGGAGAGCAGGAGCCTGGAGAGGTCGGGCAACAACGTATTCGTCAGAATGTTGTCGACATTGCGCGCACCGCTCTCCACCTCGGTGCAGCGCTCCGCGACCACGTCGATCAGCGCACCATCGTAATCGAGCTGGAGCCGGTGCGCCTCTGCCATGCGTCGCTGGATCTTGCCGAGCTTCAGCCGGATGATCTGCTTGAGGTTCTCGTCCCGGACGGGGAAATACGGAATGATGACCAGTCTGCCGAGGAACGCAGGCTTGAAGATCTTGTTGAGCTCCGGCTTCAGCGCCTTCACCAGGCCTTCATGGCCGGGCATGGTCTCGGGATCGGCAGTGAGCTTCATGATCGTATCGGTTCCCGCATTGGTGGTGAGGATGATCACCGTGTTGCGGAAGTCGATCTGTCGCCCCTCGCCGTCCTCCATCACGCCCTTATCGAAGACCTGGAAGAAGAGCTCGAGCACGTCGGGGTGCGCCTTCTCCACCTCGTCCAGGAGCACCACCGAGTATGGCCGGCGGCGCACCGCCTCCGTGAGCACTCCCCCCTCACCGTAGCCCACGTATCCGGGAGGCGATCCCTTCAGCGTCGAAACGGTGTGTGCCTCCTGGAACTCCGACATGTTGATGGTGATGAGATTGTGCTCACCGCCGTAGAGCAGGTCGGAGAGGGCGAGGGCGGTCTCGGTCTTCCCGACACCCGACGGGCCGACCAGCATGAACACGCCCTTGGGCTTGTTCGGATCCTCGATTCCTGCTCGTGACGTCTGAATCCGCCGGCTGATATACTCCAGCGCGTGATCCTGCCCGATCACCCGTCCGGCGAGGTGCTTCTGCATGTCGAGTACGGCCTGCAGCTCGTCGCGCAGCATCTTGCCGACCGGAATCCCCGTCCACCCGGAGATCACGCTGCCGACCAGCCGTGAGTCGACGCAGACCGGGATCAGCGGCGACTCCCCCTGTACCTCTTCCAGCTCGGCATTGAGGCGGTCGAGCTCGGCGCGCAGGCTCCGCAGGTCGGGGGTGTTCGGCGGATCAACGGGTTCGCTGCCGTCTCCGGCCGTTTCGTGCCTGGCGACGGAGGCAGCGCGCGCGGCCACCAGCGCCTCCTCCACGGCCTCGCGCGCCGCCCGAACTCGCTCGACCAGCTCACGCTCGCGCTCCCAGGCCGCCTCTAGCTTCTCCAGCCGGCTCTGTGTCTGCGCCCGGAGGGCGGCGATTGCCTCGAGTCGCTGCGAGTGATCCACCCCCAGCGCACTCTCCCGCTCCAGCACCCGCTGCTGCACATCCAGGTCGTCCAGAGTTCGCCGCGCATCCTCGATCGGCGCGGGAACCGTAGACTGTCCGAGCGCGAGACGTGCGCACGCCGTGTCCAGGACGCTGACCGCCTTGTCCGGGAGCTGCCGATCGGGGAGGTAGCGGTGGGACAGCCGCACCGCAGCCTCCACCCCATCGTCCAGGATGCGCACGTTGTGATGCCGCTCGAGGGCCGACACGATCCCCCGCATCATCACCAGGCATTTTTCCTCCGACGGCTCCTCCACCTTCACGAGCTGGAATCGGCGGGCGAGTGCGGGGTCCTTCTCGAAGTACTTCTTGTACTCCGACCAGGTGGTGGCGGCGATGGTGCGAAGCTCACCGCGCGCCAGCGCCGGCTTGAGCAGGTTGGCCGCGTCGTTCTGCCCGGCCTGGCCGCCGGCTCCGATCATGGTGTGGGCTTCGTCGATGAAGAGGATGATGGGCGTGGGTGAAGACCGCACCTCCTCGATCAGGCCCTTCAACCGGTTCTCGAACTCACCCTTGATTCCCGCCCCCGCCTGGAGCAGAGCCAGGTCCAGAGTGCGTAGGGTGACCCCCTGAAGCGGCGGCGGCACGTCGCCGTGGGCGATCCGCATCGCGAACCCCTCCACCACCGCCGTCTTCCCCACC
This genomic window contains:
- the tssH gene encoding type VI secretion system ATPase TssH, whose product is MNVNLRSLIGRLNDTTRNAVEAAAGLCLSRTNYDVEVEHYLLKLLDVPDADLAAILRHYEVNRSRLAADLTASVDRLRSGNARTPSLSPSLVKMLSDAWTLGSLDFGASQIRSGHTILALVANEELARMVRGISREFEKIRAEDLQRQFATTVAESVEESRATGAAAPSSAGEGAVRGSGQTPNLDQFTIDLTERARQGKLDPVLGRDFEVRQVVDILTRRRQNNPILVGEAGVGKTAVVEGFAMRIAHGDVPPPLQGVTLRTLDLALLQAGAGIKGEFENRLKGLIEEVRSSPTPIILFIDEAHTMIGAGGQAGQNDAANLLKPALARGELRTIAATTWSEYKKYFEKDPALARRFQLVKVEEPSEEKCLVMMRGIVSALERHHNVRILDDGVEAAVRLSHRYLPDRQLPDKAVSVLDTACARLALGQSTVPAPIEDARRTLDDLDVQQRVLERESALGVDHSQRLEAIAALRAQTQSRLEKLEAAWERERELVERVRAAREAVEEALVAARAASVARHETAGDGSEPVDPPNTPDLRSLRAELDRLNAELEEVQGESPLIPVCVDSRLVGSVISGWTGIPVGKMLRDELQAVLDMQKHLAGRVIGQDHALEYISRRIQTSRAGIEDPNKPKGVFMLVGPSGVGKTETALALSDLLYGGEHNLITINMSEFQEAHTVSTLKGSPPGYVGYGEGGVLTEAVRRRPYSVVLLDEVEKAHPDVLELFFQVFDKGVMEDGEGRQIDFRNTVIILTTNAGTDTIMKLTADPETMPGHEGLVKALKPELNKIFKPAFLGRLVIIPYFPVRDENLKQIIRLKLGKIQRRMAEAHRLQLDYDGALIDVVAERCTEVESGARNVDNILTNTLLPDLSRLLLSRMVEGKKPDRIRVAVGQDGAFEYHFDELQPVAVNVPVASA